The following coding sequences lie in one Hyphobacterium sp. CCMP332 genomic window:
- a CDS encoding DUF4386 domain-containing protein: protein MSFQKISGLAAIAAGATYIIGFWVYFSILGPAQYGSPAVPAADHVSFLVDNQALMTLWNQVIYVLNAVLMVFIVIGLHRRLTASGAIAQTASAFGLIWAGLILATGMLENIAIGQIVRLAEVDMDSAVALWRSTTVVSAGLGGGNEITGGMWIFVLSLAGFQTKTLPLAVSGLGFLVGGAGIVSTIPALSDATMVFGLGFIVWFVVAGLALILLKSTQRADPV from the coding sequence ATGAGTTTTCAGAAAATCAGCGGGCTGGCGGCCATTGCCGCAGGCGCAACCTATATCATCGGCTTCTGGGTCTATTTCTCGATCCTGGGGCCGGCCCAATATGGCAGCCCGGCTGTGCCCGCCGCAGACCATGTCAGCTTTCTCGTGGACAACCAGGCGCTGATGACGCTTTGGAACCAGGTCATCTATGTGCTCAATGCGGTGCTGATGGTGTTCATCGTCATCGGCTTGCACCGGCGTCTGACAGCCAGCGGGGCCATCGCGCAGACGGCTTCTGCCTTCGGGCTGATCTGGGCCGGGCTGATCCTTGCCACCGGCATGCTGGAAAATATCGCGATCGGCCAGATTGTCCGGCTGGCAGAGGTGGATATGGATTCGGCAGTCGCGCTCTGGCGGTCGACGACGGTTGTCAGCGCCGGACTGGGCGGCGGCAATGAAATCACCGGCGGCATGTGGATCTTCGTTCTGAGCCTGGCCGGATTCCAGACCAAGACTCTGCCGCTGGCCGTGAGCGGGCTGGGCTTTCTCGTGGGTGGGGCCGGGATTGTCTCGACGATCCCGGCGCTGTCCGATGCCACGATGGTGTTCGGGCTCGGCTTTATCGTCTGGTTTGTCGTTGCGGGCCTTGCTTTGATCCTGCTCAAATCGACCCAGCGGGCAGACCCGGTCTAG
- a CDS encoding AraC family transcriptional regulator: MQTDGVLLLSALVTGIALAGALAVAVTGARQNSAKSSRIYLLSVFVTMAGLCALPLATAVQPALFTFYTPALLPLMFALPVAVYRYAQSRLTGTAEPQNWQRDAVLPLAGLGVMLGYWMLPASARRDLFINGDLPGGIAPAALTLLTFALIFVWVAASILYLIATLRTLARYRATLKSLYSNTEAFELRWIDGFLILLVGVWAAAAISLLSDNLGIGFLTPDTLVFALAGGVLLTLTAFANAPVPPNALNLPTSPSGDPATEKYARSALSTERAEKIAERILKAMETEKLYLDPGLSLQKLARHVTTPPNLVSQTLNEQLGMTFFDFVAQWRVEDAKSRILAGDDSVLNIALDVGFNSRSTFYKAFKRETGQTPKEFRRMPGASTSMASTEHAGQ; the protein is encoded by the coding sequence ATGCAGACAGATGGCGTTCTTTTGCTTTCGGCACTGGTGACCGGAATTGCGCTGGCCGGTGCATTGGCGGTGGCCGTGACCGGCGCACGCCAGAATTCCGCCAAGTCGAGCCGGATTTATCTGCTCTCGGTTTTCGTGACGATGGCCGGACTATGCGCTCTGCCGCTGGCAACGGCCGTGCAGCCAGCCCTCTTCACCTTCTACACGCCCGCGCTTCTACCGCTGATGTTCGCCTTGCCCGTCGCTGTTTATCGCTATGCACAAAGCCGGCTGACCGGCACGGCCGAACCGCAAAACTGGCAGCGGGATGCCGTGCTGCCCCTGGCCGGTCTGGGCGTCATGCTCGGTTATTGGATGCTTCCTGCATCGGCCCGGCGCGACTTGTTCATCAACGGCGACCTTCCCGGCGGCATCGCACCGGCGGCTTTGACCCTGCTGACCTTCGCACTGATCTTCGTGTGGGTGGCCGCGTCCATCCTCTATCTGATCGCCACCTTGCGGACGCTGGCCCGCTACCGGGCGACTCTCAAATCCCTGTATTCGAACACTGAAGCCTTCGAACTGCGTTGGATCGATGGATTTCTGATCCTTCTGGTCGGCGTGTGGGCCGCCGCCGCCATCTCCCTGTTGAGCGACAATCTGGGCATCGGCTTTCTGACGCCGGACACGCTCGTATTTGCCCTCGCAGGCGGCGTCCTGTTGACGCTCACCGCTTTTGCCAACGCCCCTGTTCCACCTAATGCGTTGAATCTGCCGACCTCGCCGTCCGGCGACCCGGCCACGGAAAAATATGCGCGCTCGGCCCTCTCCACAGAGCGTGCGGAAAAGATCGCCGAACGCATTCTCAAGGCCATGGAAACCGAAAAACTCTACCTCGATCCCGGCCTCTCCCTGCAGAAACTGGCCCGGCATGTCACCACGCCGCCGAACCTGGTGTCGCAAACCCTGAATGAACAGCTGGGCATGACGTTTTTCGACTTCGTCGCTCAATGGCGCGTTGAAGACGCAAAATCACGAATCCTCGCAGGCGATGATTCTGTTTTGAACATCGCGCTGGATGTCGGCTTCAACTCCCGCTCGACCTTCTACAAGGCCTTCAAGCGCGAGACCGGGCAAACACCGAAGGAATTTCGCCGCATGCCGGGGGCATCCACGTCGATGGCGTCAACAGAACATGCCGGGCAGTGA
- a CDS encoding peptidylprolyl isomerase — protein MPTAKKGDTVLLTYIVKTADGTVVGKTEDDAPVPVTIGNAEIFPEVEAALDGLEVGKESAAVVSSGNAFGPRREEMVIDIPLAQLPGDLTPQPGMTLGAQQPDGSTQQLTITKVGEESVTVDGNHPLAGEDLHFGLTLVDIQTAA, from the coding sequence ATGCCAACAGCAAAAAAGGGCGACACCGTCCTGTTAACCTACATTGTAAAGACCGCAGACGGCACCGTCGTCGGCAAGACGGAAGATGATGCGCCCGTGCCGGTGACCATCGGCAATGCCGAAATTTTCCCCGAAGTCGAAGCCGCGCTGGACGGCCTGGAAGTCGGCAAGGAAAGCGCCGCCGTGGTCAGTTCCGGCAATGCCTTCGGCCCGCGCCGCGAGGAAATGGTCATCGACATTCCGCTCGCCCAGCTGCCGGGCGATCTGACGCCGCAACCGGGTATGACGCTCGGCGCACAGCAGCCGGATGGCTCGACCCAGCAGCTCACCATCACAAAGGTCGGCGAGGAAAGCGTCACCGTCGACGGGAATCACCCGCTGGCCGGCGAAGATCTCCATTTCGGCCTGACCCTGGTCGACATCCAGACCGCCGCCTGA
- a CDS encoding DUF6512 family protein, protein MHRFLLFETFGIVVIVLAGSALHFAYAWSGESWPVAVFAAVNESVWEHLKLAFWPAMAWSGFGFLAFGHRLPSFWAGRLVALALPPLVIALGFYGYMALVGHHSLLADMVLFVGAIALGQLAAVGIYHAPAPSPGLSRACGALIVMLCLAFGGLTFMAPDLFLFREP, encoded by the coding sequence ATGCACCGGTTCCTGCTTTTCGAGACTTTCGGCATTGTCGTCATCGTGCTCGCCGGCTCGGCGCTGCACTTCGCTTATGCATGGTCAGGTGAGTCGTGGCCGGTTGCGGTCTTCGCTGCCGTCAATGAAAGTGTATGGGAGCATCTCAAGCTGGCCTTCTGGCCGGCGATGGCCTGGTCGGGCTTCGGCTTTCTTGCGTTCGGGCACCGTTTGCCGAGTTTCTGGGCCGGGCGGCTGGTCGCGCTGGCCTTGCCGCCGCTGGTCATTGCGCTGGGCTTCTACGGCTACATGGCGCTCGTCGGGCATCACAGCCTGCTGGCCGACATGGTGCTTTTTGTGGGCGCGATCGCGTTGGGCCAGCTTGCCGCGGTGGGGATTTACCATGCTCCGGCGCCGAGCCCGGGACTGTCCCGGGCATGCGGCGCGCTGATCGTTATGCTTTGCCTCGCCTTCGGCGGGCTGACCTTCATGGCGCCCGACCTCTTCCTGTTCCGCGAGCCTTAG
- a CDS encoding dicarboxylate/amino acid:cation symporter, whose translation MTEPKRIRTRGLRKKLESWIRGRLWAQVITALVLGAGLGFLIGPDTGLVSAEAADLAGRWLALPGGLFLNLIQMVLMPLVAASIVLGLAAGASDPEKLRRLGGRLALFITGTTLFAAALGATLALWVRPGLSVITNPMPLPRLRPDPASLTDPLTEAAARAPDLIARIVPSNPLGAAANSEMLAIVVFSIFVGLAFVASSNQARLAPLKQLFEAMLEVSMTVVKWAMHITPLAVFGLTAQLVARMGVSAISTLAAYVGLVLGGLALLLMLYVVLVMVLGRMGPVTFLKAIFPVQLLAFSTSSSAAVMPLSMETARNRLGTPGDTASFIIPLAATMNMAGTALYQAIAVIFVAQVAGVQLSLPEVSLIVLSLVAASIGAPGAPGVSIAILSGMLASFGIPAAGLVFVIGVDRLLDMSRTVVNVTGDLAACRILSRNQEETETGG comes from the coding sequence ATGACCGAACCCAAACGCATCCGCACAAGAGGCCTCCGCAAGAAGCTGGAAAGCTGGATTCGCGGCCGCCTCTGGGCGCAGGTCATCACCGCGCTTGTCCTCGGCGCCGGTCTCGGCTTTCTGATCGGTCCGGATACCGGCCTTGTCAGCGCCGAAGCGGCGGATCTGGCCGGGCGCTGGCTGGCTCTGCCCGGCGGCCTGTTCCTCAACCTCATCCAGATGGTGCTGATGCCGCTGGTCGCCGCCTCCATCGTGCTCGGCCTCGCCGCCGGGGCGTCCGACCCGGAAAAGCTGCGCCGCCTCGGCGGACGGCTCGCCCTCTTCATCACCGGCACCACCCTGTTTGCCGCCGCCCTGGGCGCCACACTGGCGCTGTGGGTCCGGCCGGGGCTTTCTGTGATCACAAATCCCATGCCGCTGCCGCGCCTGCGCCCGGATCCGGCAAGTCTCACCGATCCCCTGACCGAAGCTGCGGCGCGCGCGCCCGATCTCATCGCCCGCATCGTTCCGTCCAACCCGCTCGGCGCCGCCGCCAACAGCGAGATGCTCGCCATCGTCGTGTTCTCGATCTTTGTCGGCCTCGCCTTCGTCGCCTCCAGCAATCAGGCGCGCCTCGCCCCGCTGAAGCAATTGTTCGAGGCCATGCTGGAAGTCTCGATGACCGTGGTGAAATGGGCCATGCACATCACCCCGCTGGCCGTGTTCGGCCTCACCGCCCAGCTCGTCGCGCGCATGGGCGTCTCGGCGATTTCCACGCTCGCCGCCTATGTCGGCCTTGTCCTCGGCGGGCTGGCGCTGCTGTTGATGCTCTATGTCGTCCTGGTCATGGTGCTGGGACGGATGGGGCCAGTGACCTTCCTGAAAGCCATCTTCCCGGTTCAACTTCTCGCCTTTTCCACCTCATCCTCGGCGGCCGTCATGCCGCTGTCGATGGAAACCGCGCGCAATCGGCTGGGCACGCCGGGCGATACCGCCAGCTTCATCATTCCGCTCGCCGCCACCATGAATATGGCCGGCACCGCGCTCTATCAGGCCATCGCGGTGATTTTCGTGGCGCAGGTCGCCGGGGTCCAGCTTTCCCTGCCGGAAGTCTCGCTGATCGTGCTCAGCCTTGTCGCCGCCTCGATCGGCGCACCGGGCGCGCCGGGCGTCTCCATCGCCATCCTGTCGGGCATGCTGGCCAGTTTCGGCATCCCGGCCGCCGGACTGGTCTTTGTCATCGGCGTCGACCGGCTGCTGGACATGTCGCGCACCGTCGTCAATGTCACCGGCGACCTCGCCGCCTGCCGGATATTGTCGCGAAATCAGGAGGAAACGGAAACCGGCGGTTAA
- a CDS encoding DsbA family protein, which produces MPGPVRIDLVADFVCPWCWLGWRNWLAAKKLAPDIQTEVTWRPYELDPAMPEEGAPYRDYMKAKFSGENADRWKAMRTHLEAAGPGAGIDFRFDSITRRPSTINAHRLIRWARGQSAKKADAVAEGLFAAFFRDGKDIGDTSVLADIAAEAGLDRDIVTDLLSSDRDKADVREEANFFRQLGVTGVPSFIFEGQFAVPGAAEPPVLADALRQAANLPGHE; this is translated from the coding sequence ATGCCGGGTCCGGTCCGGATTGATCTCGTCGCCGATTTCGTTTGCCCGTGGTGCTGGCTCGGATGGCGCAATTGGCTCGCCGCGAAAAAGCTCGCACCGGACATCCAGACCGAAGTGACCTGGCGGCCCTATGAGCTCGACCCCGCAATGCCCGAGGAAGGCGCGCCCTATCGCGACTACATGAAAGCCAAATTCTCCGGTGAAAATGCCGACCGCTGGAAAGCCATGCGCACTCATCTGGAAGCGGCCGGCCCCGGCGCGGGCATTGATTTCCGCTTCGATTCCATCACCCGCCGTCCGTCCACCATCAATGCACATCGCCTCATCCGCTGGGCGCGCGGGCAAAGCGCGAAGAAAGCCGATGCCGTCGCCGAAGGGCTGTTTGCGGCCTTCTTCCGCGATGGCAAGGATATCGGCGATACCAGCGTGTTGGCCGATATCGCCGCCGAAGCCGGACTGGACAGGGACATCGTGACCGACCTCCTGTCTTCTGACCGGGACAAGGCCGATGTCCGGGAAGAAGCGAATTTCTTCCGCCAGCTGGGCGTGACCGGCGTGCCGAGTTTTATCTTCGAGGGGCAATTTGCCGTACCGGGCGCCGCAGAACCGCCCGTACTGGCAGACGCCTTGCGTCAGGCCGCGAACCTGCCCGGACACGAATAG
- a CDS encoding MAPEG family protein has translation MTALQAVALYAGINLLLLTFLSVPIGLNRNKKKISIGDGGDPQMTALIRAHGNAAEWIPGALIGLFLMASLGYGTLFIHIVGVLFTIARGAHGYAFVSNQTGGPARRIGAGLTLLCYLVISGALIWKAVS, from the coding sequence ATGACTGCACTACAAGCTGTCGCGCTTTACGCCGGCATCAACCTCTTGCTGCTGACATTTCTGTCCGTGCCCATCGGCCTGAATCGCAACAAGAAAAAGATCAGCATTGGCGATGGGGGCGATCCGCAGATGACGGCCCTCATTCGTGCCCATGGCAATGCCGCGGAATGGATCCCCGGCGCGCTGATCGGCCTGTTTCTGATGGCCTCGCTCGGCTATGGTACGCTTTTCATCCATATCGTAGGCGTGCTGTTCACCATTGCCCGCGGCGCTCATGGCTATGCCTTTGTATCCAACCAGACCGGCGGACCGGCCCGTCGCATTGGTGCCGGGCTGACACTCCTTTGCTATCTTGTGATCTCGGGGGCGTTGATCTGGAAAGCGGTCAGCTGA
- a CDS encoding TldD/PmbA family protein, whose translation MTSATDAPDTDQLLSIAEDLMKRARTLGADAAEAAVTQSRATEVAVRDGKLEAVEGSESKDAGLRVFFGKRQAGVSFSDLSEEGVSLAVERAIAMAKLAPEDPYCGLVEAHFLATGSLELALYEAPHWNSEDLSRLAQSVETAARDIPGVTMTETAFASTGETASASVSTNGVSHTARRSNSGYGVSVIAASDSGMERDYSMTSARRVADLRDDAEIGKEAGERTVSRLGATQMSSGNRPVIFDRRVSARFLGSLEGAISGPSIARGVSFLREHMGQPVFGTHINIIDDPHRPWGLGSRPVDGEGLANTKCHIIENGVLTTWLLNSPSARQLGLEPNGYATRSLGGSPGVSSTNLHIEAGEQSREDMIADISDGLLITEMFSPSQNPNTGDWSVGVSGFAILSGEIAHPVSEITVAGNLKDIFARLIPANDLKFWSSTNAPSLLVDNLSIGGA comes from the coding sequence ATGACGTCTGCAACCGATGCCCCTGACACCGACCAGCTCCTCTCGATCGCAGAGGATTTGATGAAACGCGCCCGGACCCTGGGCGCCGACGCAGCTGAAGCGGCGGTAACCCAATCGCGGGCAACCGAAGTTGCCGTCCGCGACGGAAAGCTGGAAGCCGTTGAAGGCTCCGAAAGCAAGGATGCGGGCCTGCGGGTCTTTTTCGGAAAGCGGCAAGCGGGCGTCAGTTTTTCCGATCTCTCGGAAGAAGGCGTATCGCTGGCCGTCGAGCGCGCCATCGCGATGGCAAAGCTCGCTCCGGAAGACCCTTATTGTGGACTCGTGGAAGCGCATTTTCTGGCCACTGGGTCGCTTGAACTGGCGCTCTATGAAGCTCCGCACTGGAACAGCGAAGACCTGTCGCGACTGGCACAGAGCGTCGAAACCGCCGCGCGGGACATCCCCGGTGTCACGATGACGGAAACAGCCTTTGCCAGCACGGGTGAAACCGCATCCGCTTCGGTCTCGACGAATGGCGTCAGCCATACGGCGCGCCGGTCCAATAGCGGTTATGGAGTCAGCGTCATCGCGGCCAGCGACAGCGGAATGGAACGCGACTATTCGATGACCAGTGCGCGCCGTGTCGCCGATCTCAGGGATGACGCAGAAATCGGCAAGGAAGCCGGTGAACGCACGGTAAGCCGCCTTGGCGCAACACAGATGTCTTCCGGCAATCGCCCCGTCATTTTTGACCGCCGCGTTTCAGCGCGCTTCCTCGGATCACTGGAAGGGGCGATATCCGGCCCGTCCATCGCCCGCGGTGTCTCTTTTCTGAGAGAGCATATGGGCCAGCCCGTGTTTGGCACCCACATCAACATCATTGACGACCCGCATCGTCCCTGGGGGCTGGGCTCACGGCCGGTGGATGGCGAAGGTCTCGCCAATACCAAATGCCACATCATCGAAAACGGTGTGCTGACGACCTGGCTCTTGAACTCGCCATCGGCCCGACAGCTTGGTCTGGAGCCGAACGGCTATGCGACACGGTCGCTGGGCGGTTCGCCCGGCGTATCCTCGACCAATTTGCACATCGAAGCCGGCGAACAATCGCGCGAAGACATGATCGCGGACATCTCCGATGGCCTGCTCATCACCGAAATGTTCAGCCCCTCCCAGAATCCCAATACCGGCGACTGGTCGGTGGGCGTTTCCGGATTCGCAATTCTTTCGGGCGAGATTGCCCACCCGGTCAGTGAAATCACCGTCGCTGGCAATCTGAAAGACATTTTTGCGCGGCTGATCCCCGCCAATGATCTGAAATTCTGGTCCTCGACCAATGCACCCAGCCTTCTGGTGGATAATCTGTCCATCGGTGGCGCTTGA
- a CDS encoding DUF4170 domain-containing protein, giving the protein MSDAQLLHLVIGGELTDLGPNANQFKDMSKVDFVGAFANYDDARRAWKSAAQRTVDNAHMRYFIIHAHRLLDPRDDGHDH; this is encoded by the coding sequence ATGAGCGACGCGCAACTCCTTCATCTGGTTATCGGTGGCGAGCTGACCGATCTCGGTCCAAACGCAAACCAGTTCAAGGACATGTCAAAAGTCGATTTCGTCGGCGCTTTCGCAAATTACGACGATGCGCGCCGAGCATGGAAATCGGCGGCGCAACGAACCGTGGACAACGCGCACATGCGATATTTCATCATCCACGCGCACCGCTTGCTGGACCCCCGAGATGACGGGCACGACCACTAG
- a CDS encoding ABC transporter ATP-binding protein produces MTGTTTSPEPSSPSATSASGNALIARFWHDRIAPRWRLVTIAVILSATTAAAATSYAFMVRWVFGMLEREDMSVVWLAPVVIISITSIRAASLYLQTVQSNRLALRIMQDLQESLFIRLVRADYARIIAEPVGAIVSRFTNDITILRDLLVRAVNNLLRDTLTILGAVIAMLYFDWMLALLILVVYPLAALPVIRIGNMLRKTSSKAQSQMGEVTSFLEESFSGARMVKAYGLEDHEIDRSRFAFLQRFRLALSLASSKARVDPILEVVGGVAFAGVLGFAGWRISHDAITIADLMGFITAIGVMAPAVRAVGTLGAAIQEGVAVLQRIYDVTDETDDVVEQAAAKPLNVMRARVEFDNVSFSYGGDLTALRNVDIIADAAKTTAIVGASGSGKTTLLNLIPRLYDPASGAVLIDNQDISKATIRSVRDAVALVSQDVVLFNDTIAANIAFGRMDASRADIEAAAKAADAHDFIMEMPDGYDASVGPRGSQLSGGQRQRIAIARAILADAPILLLDEATSALDAEAEARVQAALKKLSEGRTTIVIAHRLATVREADRIYVMDNGRIAETGKHEELIAQGGIYARLCKLQFAN; encoded by the coding sequence ATGACGGGCACGACCACTAGCCCCGAGCCCTCATCGCCCTCGGCGACCTCCGCGTCGGGCAATGCCCTGATTGCGCGATTCTGGCACGACCGGATTGCGCCGCGCTGGCGGCTGGTCACGATTGCCGTAATACTCTCGGCCACAACAGCGGCGGCGGCAACGAGCTACGCCTTCATGGTCCGCTGGGTGTTCGGCATGCTCGAGAGGGAGGACATGAGCGTCGTCTGGCTTGCGCCGGTCGTGATCATATCCATCACGTCAATTCGCGCGGCCTCGCTCTATCTGCAAACCGTACAGAGCAATCGTTTGGCCCTGCGCATCATGCAGGACTTGCAGGAATCGCTTTTTATTCGACTCGTGCGTGCGGATTATGCACGCATAATTGCGGAACCTGTCGGTGCCATTGTTTCGCGTTTTACCAATGACATAACCATTCTTCGCGACTTGCTGGTTCGTGCTGTCAATAACCTGCTGCGCGATACGCTGACCATTCTTGGCGCTGTCATTGCCATGCTCTACTTCGACTGGATGCTCGCCTTGCTCATTCTGGTCGTCTATCCATTGGCGGCCCTTCCCGTCATCCGCATCGGTAACATGTTGCGCAAGACGTCCAGCAAGGCGCAAAGCCAGATGGGCGAAGTCACCAGTTTTCTGGAAGAGAGCTTTTCCGGAGCGCGTATGGTGAAGGCTTACGGCCTGGAAGATCACGAGATTGATCGATCTCGATTTGCCTTCCTGCAACGGTTTCGCCTGGCATTGTCGCTCGCTTCGTCCAAGGCGCGGGTCGATCCGATCCTCGAAGTCGTCGGCGGCGTGGCCTTTGCTGGCGTGTTGGGTTTTGCGGGATGGCGAATATCTCACGATGCCATCACCATCGCAGACCTTATGGGCTTCATCACGGCTATCGGTGTCATGGCCCCGGCGGTGCGCGCTGTCGGGACACTGGGCGCGGCCATACAGGAGGGCGTCGCCGTTCTTCAGCGTATCTATGATGTAACGGATGAGACCGATGACGTGGTAGAGCAGGCTGCTGCCAAACCACTGAACGTCATGCGGGCGCGAGTGGAATTCGACAATGTCAGTTTCTCATACGGTGGCGATCTGACGGCATTGCGCAATGTCGATATTATTGCCGACGCTGCAAAAACCACGGCCATTGTCGGCGCATCCGGATCCGGCAAGACAACTCTGCTCAATCTTATCCCCCGCCTGTATGATCCGGCCAGTGGTGCCGTGCTGATCGATAATCAGGACATAAGCAAAGCCACGATCCGTTCGGTCCGCGATGCCGTCGCGCTGGTAAGCCAGGATGTGGTTCTGTTCAACGACACCATCGCGGCCAACATCGCTTTCGGTCGAATGGATGCCAGCCGGGCCGACATAGAGGCCGCCGCAAAAGCGGCTGACGCACATGACTTCATAATGGAGATGCCAGATGGCTACGACGCATCGGTAGGTCCCCGCGGCAGTCAGTTATCGGGCGGCCAGCGTCAACGTATCGCCATTGCGCGCGCCATTCTCGCCGATGCACCGATATTGCTCCTCGACGAGGCCACAAGCGCCCTGGATGCCGAAGCCGAAGCAAGGGTTCAGGCTGCCCTCAAAAAGCTATCGGAAGGCCGCACGACGATCGTCATTGCGCATCGTCTGGCCACGGTGCGCGAGGCGGATCGTATCTATGTCATGGACAATGGACGCATTGCCGAAACCGGCAAGCATGAAGAACTGATCGCTCAGGGCGGAATCTATGCACGCCTCTGCAAGCTCCAGTTCGCCAACTGA
- a CDS encoding dual specificity protein phosphatase family protein, which yields MSYDLTNPEDRKRAWNHYLWQDHGVLRLRFHNMHPVGSKGMWRANQPSPHRLEWLKDQGFKTILNLRGTQPGRSYYDLEHETCERLGLAIHDLPWGSREAPYVERIEHLIEIFNSIEYPAMMHCKSGADRAGIVAVMYMLLHEKAPFEEAIDHLSFKYLHVKQGKTGMLDYFFEQYRLANEAGPIDFLEWVRTRYDRQAVHDGFMASWWGSLLTEKILRRE from the coding sequence ATGAGCTACGATTTGACGAATCCTGAAGATCGCAAACGCGCCTGGAATCATTACCTCTGGCAGGACCATGGCGTTTTGCGTCTGCGTTTTCACAACATGCATCCCGTCGGCAGCAAGGGTATGTGGCGCGCCAATCAACCCTCGCCCCACCGGCTTGAATGGCTGAAAGATCAGGGTTTCAAGACGATATTGAATCTTCGCGGCACACAGCCGGGCCGGTCCTACTATGATCTGGAGCATGAGACCTGTGAGCGCCTTGGGCTGGCGATTCACGACTTGCCGTGGGGATCCCGGGAAGCGCCCTACGTCGAGCGTATCGAGCATCTGATCGAGATCTTCAATTCGATCGAATATCCGGCGATGATGCATTGCAAATCCGGCGCAGACCGGGCTGGCATCGTCGCGGTCATGTATATGCTGCTTCACGAGAAAGCGCCGTTCGAGGAAGCAATCGATCATCTGTCTTTCAAATATCTGCATGTAAAGCAGGGCAAGACGGGGATGCTGGATTATTTCTTCGAGCAATATCGTCTGGCGAACGAGGCCGGGCCCATCGACTTCCTCGAATGGGTGCGCACCCGATACGACCGACAAGCCGTGCATGATGGCTTCATGGCCAGTTGGTGGGGCAGTCTCCTGACGGAAAAAATCCTGCGCCGCGAGTAA
- a CDS encoding lysophospholipid acyltransferase family protein yields MLRSLTSSAAFQQVISWILAKYMQFCAATKSWDRRGMEHLDACTQSGEGLISAMWHSRLSLSFMGWDRKAPQKPTMLISRSREGDFIARFAHNIGVDVVRGSSQNTRKTKQKGGMTAFRDMQRAIENKACMGLTVDGPRGPRQRASMGAIQLARITGKPIMIFSLSVSNKKIFNSWDRFMLPFPFGKGVLIWKEPMFVPPDADEDAMEAMRLELERRLNEASREADEAVGGPVIEPAAPRPPRRAAQGA; encoded by the coding sequence ATGTTGCGATCGCTTACATCCTCCGCCGCATTCCAGCAGGTGATTTCGTGGATACTCGCGAAATACATGCAGTTTTGCGCCGCCACAAAAAGCTGGGACAGACGCGGCATGGAACATCTGGACGCCTGTACGCAGTCCGGTGAAGGGCTGATTTCGGCTATGTGGCACTCCCGCCTGAGCCTCAGCTTTATGGGATGGGACAGAAAGGCACCGCAGAAACCGACCATGCTGATTTCCCGCTCGCGCGAGGGGGATTTCATTGCGCGGTTTGCGCACAATATCGGCGTTGATGTCGTCCGTGGATCGTCCCAGAACACTCGAAAGACAAAGCAAAAAGGCGGGATGACAGCCTTTCGCGACATGCAACGCGCCATTGAGAACAAGGCGTGTATGGGCCTGACCGTCGACGGGCCGCGCGGGCCGCGCCAACGGGCCAGCATGGGGGCGATTCAGCTGGCCCGGATAACCGGCAAGCCCATCATGATTTTCTCCCTGTCTGTCTCCAACAAGAAAATCTTCAATTCCTGGGACCGGTTCATGTTGCCCTTCCCGTTCGGTAAAGGCGTGCTGATCTGGAAGGAACCGATGTTTGTTCCGCCAGACGCCGACGAGGACGCGATGGAGGCGATGCGCCTGGAATTGGAACGCCGCCTGAACGAAGCCAGCAGAGAGGCCGATGAAGCGGTTGGCGGGCCTGTGATTGAGCCAGCAGCCCCCCGGCCGCCGCGCAGGGCGGCGCAAGGCGCGTGA